The genome window CCGGCTGCGTAACATGAACTTTTTGCGCGGCTAGGCGCAAGTTTTGTGTTTCTGCAACCGCTAAAAAATATTTAAGGTGGCGTAACTCCATATCTGTCTTTCTCTATTGGTATCGGTTGATAACGATATATCAATTCTATTTTTTACAAATAGTAACTATTATCGTTCTCATTATTAAAAACGCAAGCTAACAATAGAATTGGTATAACAGGATGATAAAAATGAAAAATATTCAAGGTGGTCAACGCTCGCGTAGGGAACGTTGTTGTGCGATGCCACTGCTGCTGTGTGCTATTCCTATTGTGTCTTATTCTGGCGTGGTGTTCGCACAATCTGAAGAGAGGAGCCAAGCTGAGCAAGCGCATCGAGTGAATACTATTACCGTTTATGGTCAGCCTGCGTCTTCCGATGCCGATACCACGGTTGCCCAAGAAATGTGGGTTGGGGGCAAAGTGGCCACCGACGTGCTCGATACTCCGGCGTTAGTCTCAATTATTACTGAAAAGGAAGTCACTCAGAGAAACGCGACGACGACAGAAGAAGTGTTGCAATACTCGCCAGGGCTGGTGACGGATTATTATGGCTCTGATGATCGTAATGATTATTTTAAAATTCGTGGGTTTCAGGCGACAACGTATCGCGATGGGATGACATTAGGCTCGATGCGTGGTGTGCGTGAAGATCCTTACGCCTATGAGCGGGTTGAAGTGATCCGCGGTGCGAACTCAACGTTGTTTGGCCCAGCGGATCCGGGAGGATCGGTTAACTTTGTCAGTAAACGGCCTAAGTTTGAACGCTTTGGCAATAGCTATGTGGCGTACGGATCTTTTGATCATAAAGAAATGGGGTTGGATTTTGGTGATACGTTAAATGACTCAGGGACGATCGCTTACCGTTTGACGACGAAAGTGCAAGATGGCGATCTGCAATACGATCATTCCCAAGATAACGCTCAACTGATCATGGGTGGGCTGACTTGGCAGCCTTCGGTCAGCACTACGGCGACCTTAGTGGTGGACTATTTAGGTCGTGATAGCACGCCCAATAGCGGCGGATACCCCATCGATCGACAGTACGATCGGGAGGACTTTTTTGGTGAGCCCGATTATAACCAGCATGATGTGGAACGAACCAATGTGACAGCCCAGTTATCCCATCATTTTGATAATGGCCTGTCGTTAAGTGGTAATCTGCGTTACAGCAAGTTAAGCGACGATTTTGGTTACGTGTATTTAACGGATTCGAAAAGCCGTACCAGTCGTGTGATACCGCGTGCTTACTTTGGCACTGACACCTCATCAGAGCAATTTATTGGCAATACGATGTTGGAATATGCGATCAGTTTTGCGCGCATAGACAGCAGTACGCTGGTGGGATTGGAGTATCGTGATTCTTCCACCCAAGATAGCTCGGTATATGGTGCGGCGAGCAGCATTGATCTGCAAAACCCGGTTTATAGCGGTAAGCCAGCAATTGGCACGCCTTACAGTCAAAATGATCAAAATGAAACGACTCAATCGGTGTTCTTGCAGCAAAACCTATCATTTGATGATCGCTATATTGTGACCGTGGGTATTCGCCATGATGATATGGATCTTTCCAATCGCGATTTAACGGGCGTGAAGAAGAGCGATGACTTCTCGGAAACCTCATTGCGCGGCGCATTTACTGTGAAATTAAACCAAGAATGGTCCACCTATATCAGTCAAGTTGAGTCGGTAGCGCCACCGACGATTGGCGTGAAACCCGAGCGAGGTGAGCAGGTTGAGTTAGGGGTCAAATACGCGCCGTTAGACAAGAACGCGCTGTTCTCGGCGGCGGTGTATGATCTGAAAAAAGATGATGTGAACATGTCGATTGTTCAAGATAACGGGACGATCAAGCAAGAAACCATTGGTAAGACTCGTGTGCGCGGATTGGATTTTGAAATGAAGGCTGAGCTGACTGACGATGTGACGGTGATCGGCGGTTACTCCTATATGAAGTCTGAAGTGATCCGCGGCAGTACCAGTACGGGAAAAGTGCTTGATGGCAACGAGTTTGTTACGGCGCCAAGAAATACCGCGTCATTATGGGGCTACTACACCTTGCCCAATCAGACCATGGATGTGGGATTGGGCGCGCGGTATGTCGGCAGTTATTACTTTGATGCTGACAACAGTGCCAAAAGTGCTGCCACCACCTTGTTTGATTTAGCATTTGCTTATCGTATTTCTAGTGCTGCGAGTCTGTCACTCAATGTGCACAACATAACGGATAAACAAGCCGTTGTGGGGTCGGGCACCGCGAATTACTACACGCCGAGTCGCTCGTTTAATGCCGCATTGAACTATTCATGGTAATACCGAGTATTGGTCATGGTAATATGGGTTATGGTCACAGTGGGGACAGATTGTTTGGCCGGATAGCCAACAGGTGACTAAACGAATAAAGCCGAGCTCATTGGCATTGAGCTCGGCTTTTTGTTGGCTTGTTCTGTTTATTCGCTAGCTATTGTGGTTATCAGATTCCTGATTACTTGAATAGATAAAGTACAGCGCAACGCCTAGGCATATGACCGCCGCAATACGATTGATGGAGAAGGGCAATGTTTGGTTGTCAAGCCAACCAAAGTTATCAATTAACATGCTCATCGTGAGTTGCCCGAAAATCACCGCGACCGTGGAGACCGCGACACCGATACGTTGCACTGCAAACACCATGATCACAATATAGGGTACACCACACATCGCGCCTAACAGTTGCCACTTCGGCACATCCATCAGGCTTTGGTGCTCGCCAGTATCGAAGTAGAAAATCATTAATGCTGTGATAAGCGCTCCTGTAGAAAAGGTTAAAAACGCACAGCGAAATACGCCAACCTTACTACCTAATTGTCCATTAATCGCCGCTTGGATGCTCAATAATGCTCCGCCGAATACGGCCAGTATAATCATTAAAATCGTCATGATATGTCCTTATTAGTCGAGTGCGATCAGCACTAAGGCGGCTAAGATAAACCCGAGCGCACATAAGCGCTTTTTACCGACTTTGCGCGCTGGTGTACCGAGCAAGCCGTAATGGTCAATGATGACGCTTTTGAATATCTGTCCTGCGAGAATGCCGACCATGGTCATTGCAATACCAATGACAGGGGTTGCGACGGTTAAAATGACGACATAACCTGCCCCTAAAATACCGCCCGTTAATTGCCAAGCGGGTTGTTCAAAAAAGGAAGGGCTATTGCGTGGGCTGAAGAACAGCATCAGTAAAAAAGTGAGAGCCGCGCCCACCCCAAAAATACTCAATGTTGCCCACAGGTGACCGACTTTTTCCCCGAGTGGTCCAAGAATCCCAGCTTCCACTGAAAGTCCCATCCCTCCGGCGATGACGAATAAAATTAACAAAAATTGCATGATACTATGAGGTTGATAAATCAGGCGTGCATCATACGGTGGTGATTGATTGAGAAAAACGGCATAATTTAACAATCACCTTTGCAGGAATTGCATTAATGAATCTCGCAAGTACGATTGATATTAGAACTCTGCACTTTTTTGTGAGTGTCTTTCATGCGCAAAATTTTTCCGTTGTGGCACGTCGTGCTGGCGTGTCCGCATCGATGATCTCAAGGACCATTCATCAGCTTGAAGATACCTTGGGCCAGCAGTTGTTTTATCGCAATACGCGCTCAATCACGCCGACGGAAGAAGGAAAATTGTTCTTTCGTTACGCACAAAGAATCATTGAACAAATGGAAGAGGCGCAAGAGGCATTACAAGATAGAGGAGAGGAACCATCTGGGCTCATCCGTATTAATGCGCCTGTCTTTTTTGGTCAGCGCCATATTGCCCCTTGGCTGGCGGAGTTATCAGAAAGATACCCTCGGTTATCGGTTGAATTGACGTTAACGGATGAATTCATCGACCCATTAAGAGAGCGCACAGACATTATCTTTCGGATAGGGAATCTGGCTGACTCTTCATTTCATGCTCGCGTGTTAGGAACGCAACGCTACCATTTGGCGGCTTCTCCCCAGTATCTTGCCAAATACGGTACGCCTACCTCTTTAAGTGAACTTAATCACCATCGTTGCTTGGTTTATAAAGGATTTGAGGGCGCGAACCGGTGGTTGTTCCGCCAACCAGACCAAGCTTGGCGCGAGCATCCGGTGACGCCAGTACTCACATCCAATGATGCCAATGGACTGCTCACCGCAGCTCTTCATGGGATGGGGATCGTGCTGTTTCCGGATTGGCTAATAGGTCAAGAGCTACAGGAAGAGAAGATGGTAGCGCTCTTGCCCGACTATGAAGCCGCGATTAATACGCAACCTCAAAGCATTGCTGCGGTTTATCCCAATGTGCGCCACCCACCACTCAATGTGAGAACGGTGATTGATTACTTTGTTGACGTCTACGGTCATCCCTTATATTGGCAATAACCTAGCGACATGGGTTACCAACTGGCCCATATCGCTAGGTTTAACTGGCGGCACTAATAGGGGAAAAACGAGGTCATATCCGTCGCCAGTAAGGTCTGCAGTTGTTCTAAGCCAGCGATTAAGCGCGCTTCATTATTGATGGCCATGAGTGATAGGCGTACGTGCGGCGTTTGTTCGCCATTCGCACAAAAGTAACTGCCGCTGGTGACAATAATGCCGCGATTTTTCGCTTCGAGCGTGAATCGATCCGGCTGCCATTGTGAGGGCAGGGGGAGCCAGATGTGATAACCCGATGCGCGGCAGGTGACCGCCGTGAGTATTGAGCGCGCGATTTTTTGTCGCTCTTGTGCGGTTTCACGCTGCTCGGCTGCTAAACGAAACGCGTCGCCAGATTCAATCAAGTGCGTTGCCGCAATGAAATTGATAGGTGAAGAGAGCCAAATATTTGCTCGAATGTGCGCGTGTAAATTGGCGATTTGCCCATCGGGGACTTTTAAATAGCCACACCGCATGGCTGGGCTGATGGCTTTGGAGAGCGCGGAAATATGAAACGTATAATCCGGTGCAAAATTCGCGATGGGCGCAATAGGCTGCTCATCCAAGAAGCCATAAATATCGTCTTCAATTAACCAAGTGTGCGTTTGATTGATGACCTCAGCGATGGCTTTCTTGCGCGACTCAGGCATTGAAATACCTGTCGGGTTCTGATGGCTGGGAATGGTGATAACCAGTGCTGGCTCATGTTCATCAATCGCGGCGGCTAATGCGTGAGGGCATAAGCCATGTTCATCCAAGCTGACGCCAACCACTTGACGGCCAGACATACTCGCGATAGCAAGAATTCCCGGGTAGGTCAGTTCATCCACTAGTAGAGTCTCTCCTGGTTGACTGAGGGCATCGATCAGCAGAGATAACGCGTGTTGCGCACCGTTAGTGAGCAAAGTATTACGCGTGTTGCCGCCCTCTAGCCCATATTGCTGCGCCCACTTCACACCTGCCGCCCGATGAGCTTCATGGCCAGTATATTCGGTATACCCAATCAGCGAGTTGGTTAGCTGATCCGCTGATTGCCGATAGGCGTGTTTGAGCGCCGGTAAATTTTTATACAAGCAGGGCTGTAACAACGAGAAGTTGTAGTGGTGCTCATCATCTTCAGGGGCTTGGATGGCTTGGTCTAATTCCGAGTGGCCTCGTACAAACGTTCCTCGTCCGATAAATGATTCTAACAGTCCCTTTTCATGCAGTCGCTTATACGCTTTCGCAACGGTAGCAGGGGTTGTCTCCAGTTCCTCAGCGAGTAAACGATGAGTAGGGAGCTTAGAGTTTGGCGGAAACTGACCTGTTTCAATTTTCTGCTCTATCACTTCTGCTATGTGAATGAATTTACTATTGCTCACAAGGTGTCTCCTCGAATAAGCCAGATGTTTAGCTGACTATAACATAGGTCTTTTTAGGCGTTGATGGCTTTAAATAAAAAACCAACTCAATATTGACATAGTTCAATTATGTTATTAATCTAAAATCACAATATTGAGTTAACTCAATTTGCTTTGTGATAATGGCAGGTTAGTGCGAGTTTATACGAGATACCAAGGCAAGTAGCACGGTATATATCCGTCAATAGAGCAACCGTGATGTTTCTGGCTCACTCGTTTATTCTACCAAATGTTAGCTTATATTGAATTATGTCAATTGGCGGTAATTGAACCTTTGAGATAGAAATACGCACAACAAGGCTGTTGATTGATTCAAGACTTCCCATTTCTCGAAAAAATTAAGGACAATACAATGAAAACAAGCAACGTCGCTTTTATAGGATTAGGTGTAATGGGGTTCCCAATGGCGGGGCACCTTGCCAAAGCAGGGTATACAACCACCGTATTTAATCGCACAGCAAGCAAAGCAAAACGCTGGGCTCAAGAGTTTTCTGGTGAATATCAGTCAACGCCACGCTTAGCGGCTAATCAGTCTGAGATTGTGTTTTTATGTGTGGGAAATGACGACGATGTAAGAAGTGTCGTATATGGCGAAGACGGTGTGCTCGCTGGGATGCTTCCGGGGTCTGTGTTGGTTGATCATACAACCACATCTGCTGAGTTTGCCGAAGAGTTAGCTCAAGCCTGTTTGGAGAAGAACCTTTCGTTTATTGATGCGCCTGTCTCTGGCGGTCAGGCTGGCGCTGAAAATGCTGCTTTAACCATTATGTGTGGCGGCGAACAAGCGGTTTTTGAACGCGTAGAACCTGTCTTGAAAAGTTATGGCCAGCAGTCGACTCTAATGGGCAAAAATGGTCAGGGGCAGCGTAGTAAAATGGTCAATCAAATCTGTATTGCTGGCGTATTAAAAGGGCTAAGCGAAGGTCTTCTTGTGGCACAAAAAGCCGGTCTCAATATTCGTCAATTAGTTGATGTATTACAGCATGGTGCCGCGGGATCATGGCAAATGGAAAACAGAGCCGTCACGATGTCGCAAGGTCAGTTCGATTTTGGTTTTGCGATTGATTGGATGCATAAAGATCTCAGTATTTGCCTCAATGAAGCACAGAAGATGGGGATTGCACTTCCGTTAACTCAAACGGTAGACCGTGAGTATCAGTCACTACAACACCAAGGTTTGGGGCGCATGGATACCTCGGTGCTGTTCAAAATCTATGAACAATAACTAGGCAGGAATTTTTAGAATGGAACTCTTCGGTAACGATCTCACACTTTTCATACTGATGGCATTAATGGTCGCGGCGTTTGCGGCTGGGTTTATTGACTCAGTGGCAGGTGGCGGCGGCTTAATTTTAGTGCCCAGTTTTATCCTGGCAGGATTGCCACCTCAATTGGCGCTTGGGCAAGAGAAAATGGTCAGTACCTTCGGTACTATCGCCGCAATCCATAATTTTATACGCAATAAAAAAGTCATTTGGGCGGCTGTGGCAACCGGTATTCCTGCAGGACTTATCGGTGCGTACGCAGGGGCGCAAGCCATTCTCTACTTTGACCCAGATACGATTGGTAAAATTATTCTCTTTATGCTTCCTTTTGGCATCGTTTTATCCTTCATTCCGAAGAAAAATAGCCATGAGGATCGCGCCGCGCCAATCAATAAGACCGTCATTGTATTTGGCGTGCCTGCTGCGGTATTTGTGATTGGATTTTATGATGGCTTTTTTGGTCCGGGGACGGGAAGTTTTCTCATTCTTGCTCTGCATTACCTGCTCAAGTTTGACTTGGTGTCTGCGTCTGCCACATCAAAAATGTTTAATTTTTCCTCCAACATTGGCGCGCTGATGGCCTTTATGTTGGCAGGACATGTGATGTATTGGTTGGCCATTCCGCTGGTGGCGATGAATTTACTGGGTAATCATGTGGGCAGTGGTTCCGCTATGAAGTACGGGCCTAAGCTGATTCAGCGCACCATCTCTGTTTCGCTGAGTCTGTTGATGTTATCGCTAGGGTATAAGTTTTTAATTTAGCTCAGCCTTTTGCTTCGTGTCAGCAATGACATGAGAGTAGGGGCGCTGGTGAGGTTGACGAATGACAACCATTCATCCAGAAATTGCCATAAAGTGTGATTTTTGTCACTTTTTGATTGTCTGGCGCTTTTCATCTTAGAGTAACAGCAGGATAGTGTTTGCACACATCGCAGGTGTGGTGGAATTGGTAGACACGCTAGCTTCAGGTGCTAGTGACCTAACGGTCGTGGGAGTTCAAGTCTCCCCATCTGCACCAACTTTATTACCTACTCCCGCCCGGGGGTAGGTTATATCTCTAGGAATACTATGAGCGTTGATGATTCATCTCCTTTCCCCGCTTATCAAACTCGAGTCATCACCCGTTATACAAAAAACGCGCATTGGGATGTGGCTGATGATGATCTTATCCA of Vibrio zhugei contains these proteins:
- a CDS encoding DMT family transporter, with the translated sequence MQFLLILFVIAGGMGLSVEAGILGPLGEKVGHLWATLSIFGVGAALTFLLMLFFSPRNSPSFFEQPAWQLTGGILGAGYVVILTVATPVIGIAMTMVGILAGQIFKSVIIDHYGLLGTPARKVGKKRLCALGFILAALVLIALD
- a CDS encoding LysR family transcriptional regulator; translation: MNLASTIDIRTLHFFVSVFHAQNFSVVARRAGVSASMISRTIHQLEDTLGQQLFYRNTRSITPTEEGKLFFRYAQRIIEQMEEAQEALQDRGEEPSGLIRINAPVFFGQRHIAPWLAELSERYPRLSVELTLTDEFIDPLRERTDIIFRIGNLADSSFHARVLGTQRYHLAASPQYLAKYGTPTSLSELNHHRCLVYKGFEGANRWLFRQPDQAWREHPVTPVLTSNDANGLLTAALHGMGIVLFPDWLIGQELQEEKMVALLPDYEAAINTQPQSIAAVYPNVRHPPLNVRTVIDYFVDVYGHPLYWQ
- a CDS encoding NAD(P)-dependent oxidoreductase, whose translation is MKTSNVAFIGLGVMGFPMAGHLAKAGYTTTVFNRTASKAKRWAQEFSGEYQSTPRLAANQSEIVFLCVGNDDDVRSVVYGEDGVLAGMLPGSVLVDHTTTSAEFAEELAQACLEKNLSFIDAPVSGGQAGAENAALTIMCGGEQAVFERVEPVLKSYGQQSTLMGKNGQGQRSKMVNQICIAGVLKGLSEGLLVAQKAGLNIRQLVDVLQHGAAGSWQMENRAVTMSQGQFDFGFAIDWMHKDLSICLNEAQKMGIALPLTQTVDREYQSLQHQGLGRMDTSVLFKIYEQ
- a CDS encoding DMT family transporter, producing the protein MTILMIILAVFGGALLSIQAAINGQLGSKVGVFRCAFLTFSTGALITALMIFYFDTGEHQSLMDVPKWQLLGAMCGVPYIVIMVFAVQRIGVAVSTVAVIFGQLTMSMLIDNFGWLDNQTLPFSINRIAAVICLGVALYFIYSSNQESDNHNS
- a CDS encoding TonB-dependent siderophore receptor — its product is MKNIQGGQRSRRERCCAMPLLLCAIPIVSYSGVVFAQSEERSQAEQAHRVNTITVYGQPASSDADTTVAQEMWVGGKVATDVLDTPALVSIITEKEVTQRNATTTEEVLQYSPGLVTDYYGSDDRNDYFKIRGFQATTYRDGMTLGSMRGVREDPYAYERVEVIRGANSTLFGPADPGGSVNFVSKRPKFERFGNSYVAYGSFDHKEMGLDFGDTLNDSGTIAYRLTTKVQDGDLQYDHSQDNAQLIMGGLTWQPSVSTTATLVVDYLGRDSTPNSGGYPIDRQYDREDFFGEPDYNQHDVERTNVTAQLSHHFDNGLSLSGNLRYSKLSDDFGYVYLTDSKSRTSRVIPRAYFGTDTSSEQFIGNTMLEYAISFARIDSSTLVGLEYRDSSTQDSSVYGAASSIDLQNPVYSGKPAIGTPYSQNDQNETTQSVFLQQNLSFDDRYIVTVGIRHDDMDLSNRDLTGVKKSDDFSETSLRGAFTVKLNQEWSTYISQVESVAPPTIGVKPERGEQVELGVKYAPLDKNALFSAAVYDLKKDDVNMSIVQDNGTIKQETIGKTRVRGLDFEMKAELTDDVTVIGGYSYMKSEVIRGSTSTGKVLDGNEFVTAPRNTASLWGYYTLPNQTMDVGLGARYVGSYYFDADNSAKSAATTLFDLAFAYRISSAASLSLNVHNITDKQAVVGSGTANYYTPSRSFNAALNYSW
- a CDS encoding PLP-dependent aminotransferase family protein, with amino-acid sequence MSNSKFIHIAEVIEQKIETGQFPPNSKLPTHRLLAEELETTPATVAKAYKRLHEKGLLESFIGRGTFVRGHSELDQAIQAPEDDEHHYNFSLLQPCLYKNLPALKHAYRQSADQLTNSLIGYTEYTGHEAHRAAGVKWAQQYGLEGGNTRNTLLTNGAQHALSLLIDALSQPGETLLVDELTYPGILAIASMSGRQVVGVSLDEHGLCPHALAAAIDEHEPALVITIPSHQNPTGISMPESRKKAIAEVINQTHTWLIEDDIYGFLDEQPIAPIANFAPDYTFHISALSKAISPAMRCGYLKVPDGQIANLHAHIRANIWLSSPINFIAATHLIESGDAFRLAAEQRETAQERQKIARSILTAVTCRASGYHIWLPLPSQWQPDRFTLEAKNRGIIVTSGSYFCANGEQTPHVRLSLMAINNEARLIAGLEQLQTLLATDMTSFFPY
- a CDS encoding sulfite exporter TauE/SafE family protein, with protein sequence MELFGNDLTLFILMALMVAAFAAGFIDSVAGGGGLILVPSFILAGLPPQLALGQEKMVSTFGTIAAIHNFIRNKKVIWAAVATGIPAGLIGAYAGAQAILYFDPDTIGKIILFMLPFGIVLSFIPKKNSHEDRAAPINKTVIVFGVPAAVFVIGFYDGFFGPGTGSFLILALHYLLKFDLVSASATSKMFNFSSNIGALMAFMLAGHVMYWLAIPLVAMNLLGNHVGSGSAMKYGPKLIQRTISVSLSLLMLSLGYKFLI